In the genome of Silurus meridionalis isolate SWU-2019-XX chromosome 17, ASM1480568v1, whole genome shotgun sequence, the window TAAAAACTCGTATCGGTTTTATAATCAATAGCAATTGATTTGACGTAGGTTTTTTATCAGGTCTTTGGTGGTGTTTAcactttaataattatttattatttgtgtacAAAACCCCAGACAGTTTACATGCAGGCTCGATTGGTTGTTTTCAAAAAAGCAAGAACGAGTGAATAAAAAATCGTATATAATCTTATAATTTACTTTACACACAGAAAACTCTTGTGCACTAAAGCACAAGATCTTCAGCATCAGAGTTTTAATGTGTCAACCATAACACCTCTGAGACCAGCTAGAACTAGTTACCAAAAACTTCCTTTGTGGTCATGTGAATTCCGACATGTACAATATTCTTACCTTTCCAAAGCCTTTCTGCTGCAGATAAAGCATACCCTTCTTTCTAATGTCCTCCTCCATGTTCTCCTCTTTAAAACAACTCTGAATTACGGCTTCGTTCATCTAGTGTAGCACCCCCCCAcctcaccccacacacacacacacacacacacacacacacacacacacacacacacacacacacacacacacacacacatcataaaaCCCCTTCCTGCGTATTTGCTTGTGACGTAACTAACATCTCCAAGTTCCGCCATTTGTACATCCTGTATAACCCAGATGAGTTCTTCTGCAACATGCTGCACCAAGAGATACGCTCGACGTGTGTCTCCTTGAAACTGCTGTACAAAAGAGTCAAATGTCAGACAGCATTACCTCTTTCCTGAGCGCAGGTCCCCACAATTCACATAcatgttattttgtgtttatttatttatttatttacagtttgcAATCACAGGTGTTTCCTTTATTGCAAACTGTTAAAGACATAAAGTTACAGTTTGGTAAAATACTGGTGAAATGTGCagagtgtgtgtacatgagGGTCAGTACAACTGGCAAGTCtaaaaaaacaccccaaaaaaaagatttaacacTTAAGGTGTCATTTCTTCTCTGTGGTCAGCTGCTGTTACTgacatcctgtttccactgtcacacacacacacacacacacacacacacacacacacacacacacacacacacacacagtgtaagagtgtgtaagagtgtaagGCAACAGTGTATTAGATATTGCTCTTGAAGGTAAATTTGCCTTATTCAGTTCCTtccgaaaaaaaaagaaaaaaagaaaaaagaaaaagaaagaaagctgtcAAAATATATTCAAAGTGATTCCACAAATTGCTCTGTTTCTCTGGCGCCCTCTATGGGAGCTGATGGTAAATTAGACATCATGAACATAATCATCTTGTCTTAGCCAGAAAGTCAACAGGCAACACTGGCACACGCTCTGACACTCAAAACAAGAAAATGCCTTAAAAGTGTATAAAGtcatcaataaatcaatcagataatgaataataatatgattattaaacGAGAAACCTTTGTGTTACTGCTGACATACAGGACACTACAGTTATATTGCACCAAATAAAGCATCATGGTCCAATGAGCAAGAGGTTTTAGTCTGATTTGGAATGTTCtatgttttattctattttcgGATGCCCTGGAAGGCAATAAAGCATCAGAAGAAAGTGTGCCAGGAGGAATTCAGTGCCACCATTAGAGTGGAATAAAATCTCACGTACACTTTATACAGAatacgacatgtagtgaaatgatTTTTATGCCTGTCCAACATTtacacatgaaaaaagaaatacaatataaaaatgagtGGATAGTGGATTCGGATGGGATTTGAGCCATAAGACCCCGTTAGACCCAGTTAGAGACAATCCACAATCCTGAGCTCCGAAAGCTGATGTCATACCATTTCAACGAGGTCTCACAAAACAATCCACTGACTACAAGTCAAAAGCTGAATTTTGAATGAACACTGGCTTGTGCAGGATTCTGCTACACCACCTGGGCTCATTTTCTCCTTTAGATGTCTCATCATCAGAAGAAACAGTCTTGATGGAGGCAAAAGTAAACTTCTGGAGATGAATTTCAGCTGCCAATCTGTTGATCCCTGGTTGTAATTTGGACGGATTGTTTCTTATTtcttataaagaacaatttaAACTAAATGGAAAAGTGCTGAAATCCATTGAGTATTGTTTCATCATCGATGGGATTAAACTGAAATTCTCACTCAAAGTCTGACTGCTAATTGTTTTAGATACACTGAGATGTTGCAGCTTTAGATCTAGGGTTCTCAAAGTGTGATATGGCGCCCCTAGTGGGAAATAAAGGCATGACAGGATGGACACAAATaggatttatataaattttttgttcttcattcaacttgttttggggacaaagtaagagaggccctatgttttggacatgtgcagaggagggacatggggtatatcagtaggagaatgctgaggatggagacaccaggaaggaggaaaagaggaagaccaaggaggaggtttatggatgtggtgagggaagacatgcaggtggttagtgtaaaagaggacagaggggtatggagacggatgatccgctgtggcgccccctaatgggagcagccgaaagaagaagaagaagatgttcTTCATTCAACttaatttatgattttctctattaaaaataaagttcattCACTCAAAGCaactacaaacaaacaattaggtcATTAATGTGGGTAAATTAATTAGTCAGTGAGGAAATCAAACACAAATACCTTCTTATTTTCTCTGTTGTTAAATTTGATGCTATTTGATGTTGTTGATTTAGAActtgatattttaataaattacacattttaaacttGATGttttactattactatttttttggGGGAATGGGGAACAGCTGGAGCTTGAACATCCACCCCCTCTAAAGTGGAGAAAGGCAGAAAAACCTTTGAGAAGTTCGATTCAGATCAGGCCAATAGATTCACATCAATGTTTAAAGTCCGTTTCACAGCAATCCACTCGTCTTCTCCAGGACATTCTGCAAAACCTGTATTTTGGATCCTCTACGGTCAACCACAGGAGGATCTAACCAAGGTTTATTCCttattcctcttttttctctcaagGCATTTTCCTCGTGTAATCTCAGAGTTTTTCCTCACACTTCCACCtctggtttatttattacagatcgAAATCTACAGCTGGATGTTTATTGGAAGAAGCAACACACATAATTAATAGTAATTTTTGTTTATGGTTCTTCTTCTACATCAAACTCAGATTCTTCAATAttgtttaaatgctttaaatcaAAACCAGATTGGGATTTAGCAGTTTGTTTCTGAGTATAAACAAATGTTCTGTAACAATTCACGCTTCACATTCCTCTATGGATTTGGAAGTAGAAGAAAGCAGTTTTGAGGTCTTTGCCTCAGACGATTTTTACATACAATGCTACATTGTAATTCTTATAAATATCATATTACAGAAGTTTGTAGAAACGTCTGAACATTAACCTCAAATGTGTTCTAATTCCTGTTCTttcaaagaaatacaaataaccAATGTCAAGAATTGAATGTCTGGAAATGGTTACCTTTATTCAGACAGAATCTTTTCCCAAGTAGAGTCTGGAGGTAATTCCCAATGGCTACCATGTGGCAACATGAGCTCCACACAAATACTTTAGTTACTTGTGATTCTGTGGAATGTTCACTGCAAGCAGAAAACGGGGACTGACTTTACATTccttttttacacattgtatAATTTTGAGCTGTTTCCAATAaaacaattcattcattcatgtatgtatgtggAGGTGAACTAAACTCCTCTCTGTGCCAGTAATGTCTTTTCCATGCAGGACAGTAATGAATGTTTTGAGGAAAGTAGGGAAGCCCCCTGCTCCTGCTTCCAGGTTTTTTTCCAATTCCACAATTATTTCTCCTGTTTTCCGAGTGACCCGAAACCAGACTGGAAAGTAATGAACTGATTCCCAGGAGACAAATCAACACTATGCTCTAATCAGAATCACAGAGAAAAGGAACTGTACAATCGGAGCGAGAACTagacataaaaatatacaacaaaACTCCTAATTATTTGACCTGTTTTATGGTCTGATCACCAAAACAAAGTATTTTATtatcaataaaacaatataaaggtATAAAGTAgttgtaaataataattctgtactgtgtatttatgtggacgTGAATATAAAAGGTTCCACTGTGTTGAAATGTCCTCTGGATATTAATATACACAAGTACATCAAAACTATGCAATATATCGAATAacatacattataataaataggTCGATATCTAGTCTGATCGGAACACAGTATAAAAGATCTCACTTGAAGACCTCACTCAGTTGAAGACAGGAAATATTACAAGATGAAATGATCTCGCTAACGAGTGCAGTTAAACCGGATGAGTGATTGAACTGtataacagataaaaaaaaggaaatgtctgTGCTCAAGCTTCAAGACAGAAGCACTTAAAGAAAACCAGCTGTGGAGCTGTGGACGAAGCTCCTCCCTTTGGGAAACGATCTAGAACTCACAGACGGAGAGATGCCACAtatggaaaaatgtataaactcaAAAAAGGGATATATTACGACTTAGATTTCAGACACATGAAATCCGAGATTCAGCAAAGAGTTTGAGTTTGAGCTTCTGGAATGTGCTCCAAGTTCCCTGTTTTCCAGAAGCAGATCTACTTTACGGTCGACATCACAggggaaaaatacaaaaaatatccTCCTTCATCTTCTACTTAAACCTTCATCTGGGATGCTTTTTCTCCAACAGGGTGctgtttgagtgtattatatGTTCATGTTGCATCAAgttttctctgtgttctcttCATGTTCTCCTCATGTTCTCTTCATGTTCTCTTCATGTTCTCTTCATGTTCTCTTCATGTTCTCTTCATGTTGTTTGTATTTGGGTCCAGATCAAGTCTCTCATGGACACAGGAGGTTTTAGTCTTCAAATTGAGTTTGTCCATTTTTTGTCTAGAAAACATTTCAGTTCTAATGTGGTTCAATAATAGTCTCCATCGTAGTCTCTGATTGGATCGTATCCCATCAATTCTTTCATTGTTTCTTCTAAATAGGCGGACATctcatctaaaaaaataaataaaaaaaaaaacaaaagaagatgAAAAAATCAGAGCGATTTTAGTATCTTTAAATTTTTTCGAGACATCTTTCGATTGATTTGACCTTGATTTGACCTGCAATTATGTGGCAGGAAAAAGTTGACAATACGAGATGATTTCACTGCAGAGACGTCTTTGGTCTCAGTGACACAAAATGATCTCTAATAGATGTTTTCTCTAAGAGCTGTAGAGTGTAATGTGGAACTCTATAACCTGGAGGTAGAATTCCCAGCACTGCAGTGGCTGAGATGTTGCCCAGGTCATTCTTGGCGATGCATCTGTAGGTTCCTGAATCTTCCCGAGTCGCCTCCTCAATCTGCAGCCAGCTAGAGAGCTCGTATTTCTGAGGACCTCCTCTGGACTATGTAGGACGAGGACCATGTAAGATTGCATGAGCATTTTTATCATCACAGTTAGTTTACATGCAAAAATCAGAAATTGTCCACCTGCACAGATATATGAGGATCATCTCCAGGCAAAACAACCTCCTTTCCCTCTTTTCTCCATTCCACCAGCGCCATAGGGAAGGCAAAGACCTCGCATAGAAACACCGCACTGCTGCCCGTCATGTTCACCAAGTTACGTGGAGGGACTTTGATGATGGGGACTACacaggaggaaaaaataaatagagagagagagagagagagagagagagagatcagacaAGGGATCATGTTCAGAAGCTATTTCCTCTCAGTAAACCATCAGAGCTCCTTGTGGAAGTTCTGGCTGTGCTGCAGTTGTTCAAAGGTCATAAATCTCCTCCTGAAAACCTGCAGGAAAATTACAGGCTCCAGAAAGTCCAAAAATCCCAAACAGGCAGTTAAAAGGTTTAGGAGAGGAAACATTTGTAAGAGAACTCTGTATATGATACACGGTCAGTACGAGgacgaaagaaaaaaagaaaatgctgaatCGACTAGTTTTCTTTCGACAGAAGCAATGAAAAAGAATTCACAGAGGCAAATCGTTTCTTCTGATCTGTTCTTTAACTACACTACATTTCAAGTTGTGAAGTTGTTGTAATGGTGACGTTTTCTGTAAAGGAGAAACGTGTTCAGGTGACGTtcctggaaggagtctccagtgtcagagctttgtaATATATGCAACTTCTCAAGAAAGAGGATATTTTACAATCGTTTCTCTTTAACAAGaccgtgatttttttttccacacaataAAGAGACACTGGTGAGACACTGGTGAGGAAACGCACGTTTATCGCTGCTATAAGGTCAATAAGAATTAGTTTTAAAGACGTCCTACCGCAATATAATTcattagaaataaaagaaagagatgtTGTTGTTTTATGCAAAAGGCTAGAACATGCAAATTAGTGTCTATAGTACTCAGAGAATGTTGATTAGACTTTGGATCTCAGAAGTTTGTTGAATTTCCTGATTTTAAAAATGCACGCGCGGGTATGAAGCGTTGAAGATATGGTTATGGAGAAGCTATAAGTCGGTATTAGAAGCTCCTACTGGTCCTGCAGGGTCCCTCGCTCGAGTTCAGTCCCTGGTTGGAGAACTGAGCTTCTCTGAACTTGCAGAGGTTGGTGTAGGTCTGTCCGTCGGATCCGCACACCGGCTCGCGCGAGGCGCACACACACTGCG includes:
- the kazald3 gene encoding kazal-type serine peptidase inhibitor domain 3, translated to MLLLLVLLTLSFIPGHQTSPSYRYDDDVDDVDDDDLAAFDYYHAADELEDRNASASACEQRQPCAPEQCPPTPGCRAGLVRDSCACCLECGNLEGQQCDPGDRNVYYGLCGDGLECRSDGETQEPQCVCASREPVCGSDGQTYTNLCKFREAQFSNQGLNSSEGPCRTIPIIKVPPRNLVNMTGSSAVFLCEVFAFPMALVEWRKEGKEVVLPGDDPHISVQSRGGPQKYELSSWLQIEEATREDSGTYRCIAKNDLGNISATAVLGILPPDEMSAYLEETMKELMGYDPIRDYDGDYY